GCTTCTGTCCTGCTTCTCCATATATTGAGGAAGTGATGGCAATGATCTCATTTTCCAGCATTTCCATTTGAGCTGTAATATCTGACACAGTGTTTTTCATAGCattcagctgcagcttcagtTTACTGTAATCTTCTTGGAAGGACATGTTCATATCATATAGACTACGACAGCCCTGTTTCTCCCCAAGGAGATGGTCCATGAAGGTGTAGAGGAGTTCATGTATGTCTTGGAGAGCCCGGAGGATTTCATACTCGCCCTGCATACTTGGGGCAGACTTCATCTTATTCTGGGTTGCAGTGGTGCTCCTCTTTTTAGCTTCATGTTCCTGCTGTGGGACTGGGCCAGGGTTAACTTCTTCCATAGCTGTGATGGCATCAGTGTCCTTCTGAAGATTTGAGCTGGCATCTTTGCTGTCTTCATTGACTATGACAGCTTTTGGGTCTTTCCATCTGATGTGGACTGCTTCATTGTCCTGCTGAAAATCCTCTAAGACTCTATTCTTTTCCTGGACTGCCTGGAGAGCTTTGTTGCCCAGGTTGACCCAAGAGCCTACACTCCTCTCTTGGAAGAATGGGAACagcttattttccttctgtctgcCTTGCTGAATGGCATCAGTGTAAATAACCTGGACAGCTTTGTTCTGTGACTGGAGACATTGTAGAGCCTTGTTTTCTTCACAGAGCATCCTGTTTTTGATACGGAGGACTTGGTTTTCCTCCCAGAGTGCTCTATTCTCCTCCCAGATGCTCCACTCATTCTGTGCCTTCTCGCTAAGGAGCTTCTGGTGAGAGGCAAAGGGTGGCTGACAGTAGATCTCGTTCACCCATTTACCATCAATAAAGACAAAC
Above is a window of Colius striatus isolate bColStr4 chromosome 1, bColStr4.1.hap1, whole genome shotgun sequence DNA encoding:
- the CBY2 gene encoding protein chibby homolog 2 codes for the protein MQHTESEIGCIIPRMKLRNEVFVFIDGKWVNEIYCQPPFASHQKLLSEKAQNEWSIWEENRALWEENQVLRIKNRMLCEENKALQCLQSQNKAVQVIYTDAIQQGRQKENKLFPFFQERSVGSWVNLGNKALQAVQEKNRVLEDFQQDNEAVHIRWKDPKAVIVNEDSKDASSNLQKDTDAITAMEEVNPGPVPQQEHEAKKRSTTATQNKMKSAPSMQGEYEILRALQDIHELLYTFMDHLLGEKQGCRSLYDMNMSFQEDYSKLKLQLNAMKNTVSDITAQMEMLENEIIAITSSIYGEAGQKLTNEHHLGEM